One region of Salvelinus sp. IW2-2015 linkage group LG6.1, ASM291031v2, whole genome shotgun sequence genomic DNA includes:
- the LOC111964838 gene encoding adaptin ear-binding coat-associated protein 1-like, with product MATEGEYESILCVKPDVNVYRIPPRASNRGVRAADWKLDAPDWTGRMRVTARGKVAFIKLEDKISGELFAQAPVEEYPGIAIETVSDSSRYFVLRIQDESGRSAFIGIGFGDRGDSFDFNVALQDHFKWVKQELEISKQSQTPDNTPKLDLGFKEGQTITLNIGQGRKRDKSRPQSAGGFGLLPPPPGGGGTKIAPPPMSSSSNDNEGLFSGGDLFSAGSDSFSEGSDTFSGGNNTFSAGSDMFSGGSNTGCLLDLDSSNSNSVVQPNPNPTSGSDMWGDFSAPEKSMSPLANDDGSTNWQQF from the exons ATGGCGACCGAGGGCGAATACGAGTCGATCCTGTGTGTGAAACCTGACGTCAACGTTTACCGAATCCCGCCGCGGGCATCGAACCGGGGAGTCAG GGCTGCGGATTGGAAGCTGGACGCCCCTGATTGGACAGGCCGCATGAGAGTGACGGCTCGGGGAAAAGTGGCTTTCATCAAACTGGAGGACAAGATCTCTG GGGAGCTGTTTGCACAGGCACCAGTGGARGAGTACCCTGGCATCGCCATAGAAACCGTCAGTGACTCCAGTCGTTACTTTGTGCTTCGGATCCAGGATGAGAGTG GTCGCAGTGCATTCATAGGCATCGGGTTCGGGGACAGAGGAGACTCGTTTGACTTCAACGTGGCGCTGCAGGACCACTTTAA gtgggtGAAACAGGAGCTTGAGATCAGTAAGCAGTCTCAGACTCCAGACAACACTCCTAAACTGGACCTGGGTTTCAAAGAAGGACAGACCATCACTCTCAATATCGGG caaggcagaaagagagacaagtCCCGCCCCCAGAGCGCTGGTGGCTTTgggctcctccctcctccccctggcGGTGGAGGCACCAAGATAGCCCCTCCCCCTATGTCAAGCTCCTCCAATGACAACGAAGGTTTATTCTCAGGGGGAGACTTATTCTCTGCGGGAAGTGACTCGTTTTCAGAGGGAAGTGACACATTTTCAGGAGGAAACAACACATTCTCAGCAGGAAGTGACATGTTCTCAGGGGGAAGTAACACAG GCTGTTTGTTAGACCTGGACAGCAGTAACTCCAACTCTGTGGTGCAGCCGAACCCCAACCCTACAAGTGGCTCGGACATGTGGGGAGACTTCTCTGCCCCAGAAAA GTCAATGTCTCCTCTCGCCAACGATGATGGTTCCACCAACTGGCAGCAGTTCTGA
- the LOC112081092 gene encoding single-stranded DNA cytosine deaminase-like, with amino-acid sequence MVKLELDQVVMRRMREDDIETVKAIIKLLFLRLLEAGALCPGLWGYGAPDSVGLCYSVTWFCSWSPCSDCSYRLAQFLSQTPNLRLRIYVSRLYFCDPEDSSAREGLRMLQRAGVQITVMNYEDYFYCWQTFVACRQRVFKAWDGLHQNSVQLARKLNDILQPGEAEDWGDAFELLGL; translated from the exons ATGGTAAAGCTGGAGCTAGATCAGGTGGtaatgaggaggatgagggaggatgaCATCGAGACTgtcaaagctatcatcaag CTGCTGTTCCTGCGCCTCTTGGAAGCAGGCGCCCTGTGTCCAGGCCTGTGGGGTTATGGAGCTCCAGACAGTGTGGGACTGTGTTACTCTGTCACCTGGTTCTGTTCCTGGTCCCCCTGCTCAGACTGCTCCTACAGGCTGGCCCAGTTCCTCAGCCAGACCCCCAACCTCCGCCTCAGGATCTATGTCTCCAGGCTCTACTTCTGTGACCCGGAGGACAGCAGTGCGAGAGAGGGTCTCCGCATGCTGCAGAGAGCCGGGGTGCAGATCACTGTCATGAACTATGAAg ACTATTTCTACTGTTGGCAGACCTTTGTGGCTTGCAGACAGCGTGTGTTTAAGGCCTGGGACGGACTGCATCAGAACTCTGTTCAACTGGCCAGGAAACTTAACGACATCCTccag CCTGGTGAGGCAGAAGATTGGGGAGATGCTTTCGAGCTACTTGGACTGTGA